One Kitasatospora viridis genomic region harbors:
- a CDS encoding aldehyde dehydrogenase family protein: protein MSTSTTQDVTPFTAEDAAELVARLRAVHRTGRTRPLAWRTEQLTRLRALLTENREAIADAVHADLGKPRAESDAAEVALPVREIDHTLAHLEQWLAPQALPAEELAGLPAGSTAGTQYDPLGTVLVIAPWNYPAQLLLAPLAGALAAGNTVVAKPSELAPATSALMARLIPRYLDTEAVAVVEGGVAETTALLAQRFDHILYTGNGTVGRIVMRAAAEHLTPVTLELGGKSPVFVDRGADLETVAGRLADAKFRNAGQTCVAPDYVLTDPDTAPALAEALGRAIERLFGADPQRSPAYGRIVNQRHFDRIAALLDSGRTAHGGRTDRADRYIEPTVLLDVRPDEPVMGEEIFGPVLPIVTVADLGEAIDFINDRDKPLALYAFTEDEATRRRLAAETSSGGLGFGLPMAHLRVPALPFGGVGESGLGSYHGPYSIATFSHRKARLDVPLAPR from the coding sequence ATGAGCACCTCCACCACCCAGGACGTCACCCCCTTCACCGCCGAGGACGCCGCCGAGCTGGTCGCCCGGCTGCGCGCGGTCCACCGCACCGGCCGCACCCGCCCGCTGGCCTGGCGCACCGAGCAGCTGACCCGGCTGCGCGCCCTGCTGACCGAGAACCGCGAGGCGATCGCGGACGCCGTGCACGCCGACCTCGGCAAGCCGCGCGCCGAGTCCGACGCCGCCGAAGTCGCCCTCCCCGTCCGGGAGATCGACCACACGCTGGCCCACCTGGAGCAGTGGCTGGCCCCGCAGGCGCTGCCCGCCGAGGAGCTGGCCGGCCTGCCGGCCGGGTCCACCGCCGGCACCCAGTACGACCCGCTCGGCACCGTGCTGGTGATCGCCCCCTGGAACTACCCGGCCCAGCTGCTGCTGGCCCCGCTCGCCGGGGCGCTCGCGGCCGGCAACACCGTGGTCGCCAAGCCCAGCGAACTGGCGCCCGCCACCTCGGCCCTGATGGCCCGGCTGATCCCGCGCTACCTGGACACCGAGGCCGTGGCCGTGGTCGAGGGCGGCGTCGCCGAGACCACCGCACTGCTGGCCCAGCGCTTCGACCACATCCTCTACACCGGCAACGGCACCGTCGGCCGGATCGTGATGCGCGCCGCCGCCGAGCACCTCACCCCGGTCACCCTCGAACTCGGCGGCAAGTCACCGGTGTTCGTCGACCGCGGGGCGGACCTGGAGACCGTCGCCGGGCGGCTGGCCGACGCCAAGTTCCGCAACGCCGGGCAGACCTGCGTCGCCCCCGACTACGTGCTCACCGACCCGGACACCGCGCCCGCGCTCGCCGAGGCGCTGGGACGGGCGATCGAGCGGCTCTTCGGCGCCGACCCGCAGCGCTCGCCGGCGTACGGACGGATCGTCAACCAGCGCCACTTCGACCGGATCGCCGCCCTGCTCGACTCGGGCCGCACCGCCCACGGCGGCCGCACCGACCGGGCGGACCGCTACATCGAGCCGACCGTGCTGCTCGACGTGCGCCCTGACGAGCCGGTGATGGGGGAGGAGATCTTCGGCCCGGTGCTGCCGATCGTCACCGTCGCCGACCTCGGCGAGGCGATCGACTTCATCAACGACCGCGACAAGCCGCTGGCCCTCTACGCGTTCACCGAGGACGAGGCGACCCGGCGCCGGCTGGCGGCCGAGACCTCCAGCGGCGGCCTCGGCTTCGGCCTGCCGATGGCCCACCTGCGGGTGCCGGCGCTGCCGTTCGGCGGCGTCGGGGAGAGCGGCCTGGGCAGCTACCACGGTCCGTACTCGATCGCCACGTTCAGCCACCGCAAGGCCCGGCTCGACGTGCCGCTGGCCCCGCGCTGA
- a CDS encoding nuclear transport factor 2 family protein gives MHPFRKAVEDRDEQAIEATLAEGVVFTSPVAFKPYPGKPITAAILRGVLRVFEDFRYEREIADPGGRDHALLFTATVGGRRIHGCDFLHFDEAGLIDELTVMVRPLSAAQALAEAMGAQFERIANEAAAHGG, from the coding sequence GTGCACCCCTTCCGCAAGGCCGTCGAGGACCGCGACGAGCAGGCCATCGAGGCGACGCTCGCCGAGGGCGTCGTCTTCACCAGCCCCGTCGCGTTCAAGCCCTACCCCGGCAAGCCGATCACGGCCGCGATCCTGCGCGGCGTGCTGCGGGTCTTCGAGGACTTCCGCTACGAGCGCGAGATCGCCGACCCGGGCGGGCGCGACCACGCCCTCCTGTTCACCGCGACGGTCGGCGGCCGGCGGATCCACGGCTGCGACTTCCTGCACTTCGACGAGGCCGGCCTGATCGACGAGCTGACCGTGATGGTCCGTCCGCTCTCCGCCGCGCAGGCGCTCGCCGAGGCGATGGGCGCCCAGTTCGAGCGGATCGCGAACGAGGCCGCCGCCCACGGAGGGTGA
- a CDS encoding FAD-dependent oxidoreductase, with product MSDTDLLIIGAGPAGCAAAVMAASLGLRSVLVERAAQPCGSLRGIPVLDNVLGFAGGPAYAAAVEGQLGRTALCSLRLGTEVVGLEATDRQVTARLADGTALTAGHAVVATGVRPATLAETPWARADFPVRPLRGAPAAAALLVLGADRPLGTFLRAHPGHAVRLTVLHPAADEYKTHEVRPDPRVTLVPTAAARLRRAPDGRVSAAVTTTSGEELTLTADAAVLNAGSRPAALPGLRPGPDGYCPPELQHPRVTVAGDLRSARAQRIATATGTGAQAALDAYYAGI from the coding sequence GTGTCCGACACCGATCTGCTGATCATCGGCGCCGGCCCGGCCGGCTGCGCCGCCGCCGTGATGGCCGCCAGCCTGGGCCTGCGCTCGGTGCTGGTCGAGCGGGCCGCGCAGCCCTGCGGGAGCCTGCGCGGGATCCCGGTGCTCGACAACGTGCTCGGCTTCGCCGGCGGCCCCGCGTACGCCGCGGCCGTCGAGGGGCAGTTGGGCCGCACCGCGCTCTGCTCGCTGCGCCTCGGCACCGAGGTCGTCGGGCTCGAAGCGACCGACCGTCAGGTCACCGCCCGATTGGCGGACGGCACCGCGCTCACCGCCGGGCACGCCGTGGTCGCCACCGGCGTGCGGCCGGCGACGCTGGCCGAGACGCCCTGGGCCCGGGCGGACTTCCCGGTGCGCCCGCTGCGCGGCGCCCCGGCGGCCGCCGCGCTGCTGGTGCTCGGCGCCGACCGCCCGCTCGGCACCTTCCTGCGCGCCCACCCCGGACACGCCGTCAGGCTGACGGTGCTTCACCCGGCCGCGGACGAGTACAAGACGCACGAGGTGCGCCCGGACCCGCGCGTCACCCTGGTGCCCACCGCAGCGGCCCGGCTGCGCCGCGCGCCGGACGGCCGGGTCAGCGCGGCGGTCACCACCACGTCCGGCGAGGAACTGACCCTGACGGCCGACGCCGCCGTCCTGAACGCCGGCTCCCGGCCCGCCGCCCTGCCCGGCCTGCGCCCGGGTCCCGACGGCTACTGCCCGCCGGAGCTCCAGCACCCGCGCGTCACGGTGGCCGGCGACCTGCGCTCGGCCCGCGCGCAGCGGATCGCCACCGCCACCGGCACGGGCGCCCAGGCCGCCCTGGACGCCTACTACGCGGGGATCTGA
- a CDS encoding APC family permease codes for MVSSTGAAPSARRTRLRAWLLEGLSDMAKQYPGPHAEAPVEHKGQRWWRVMCLTGLDYFSTLGYQPGIAALAAGLLSPIATIVLVLVTLLGALPVYRRVAKESPHGEGSIAMLERLLSFWQGKLFVLALLGFAATDFMITITLSAADATAHLVENPHLHSTLAGKQVLITLLLVALLGGVFLKGFSEAIGLAVYLVGLYLALNVVVVVDGIWKVIQSPQLVTDWSNALTAEHGNPIVMIGVALVVFPKLALGLSGFETGVAVMPHIEGDPEDTEDRPTGRIRGARKLLTTAAVIMSVFLITTSFITTVLIPKADFQNGGPANGRALAYLAHQNLGGTFGSIYDLSTIAILWFAGASAMAGMLNLLPRYLPRYGMAPHWARAVRPMVIVLTLIGFLVTWLFDANVDKQGGAYATGVLVLISSAAVAVTIAAHKAGQRKATIGFAAIAAVFLYTTAINVAERPDGVKIGACFIAGIILVSLLSRVKRSFELRVTDVVLDQTAERFIRDYTHRPMRLIANEPDNRSLAEYQEKKREIREHHDVPSEVDVVFVEVTVRDPSEFESELTVRGEVLHDRYRVLALESSSVPNALAALLLTIRDRTGQLPHIYFEWTEGGPFNHLLRFFLFGQGEVAPVTREVLREAEPDRARRPRVHVG; via the coding sequence ATGGTGAGTTCGACGGGTGCGGCACCGTCAGCGAGGCGAACGAGATTGCGGGCATGGCTGCTCGAAGGCCTGTCCGACATGGCCAAGCAGTACCCGGGCCCGCACGCCGAGGCGCCGGTCGAGCACAAGGGCCAGCGCTGGTGGCGGGTGATGTGCCTGACCGGCCTCGACTACTTCTCCACCCTCGGCTACCAGCCCGGCATCGCGGCCCTCGCGGCCGGGCTGCTGTCGCCGATCGCCACCATCGTGCTGGTGCTGGTGACCCTGCTCGGCGCGCTGCCGGTCTACCGGCGGGTGGCCAAGGAGAGCCCGCACGGCGAGGGCTCGATCGCGATGCTGGAGCGGCTGCTGTCGTTCTGGCAGGGCAAGCTGTTCGTCCTGGCGCTGCTCGGCTTCGCGGCCACCGACTTCATGATCACGATCACCCTGTCGGCGGCCGACGCGACCGCCCACCTGGTGGAGAACCCGCACCTGCACAGCACCCTGGCGGGCAAGCAGGTGCTCATCACGCTGCTGCTCGTCGCGCTGCTCGGCGGCGTCTTCCTCAAGGGCTTCAGCGAGGCGATCGGCCTGGCCGTCTACCTGGTCGGGCTCTACCTGGCGCTCAACGTGGTCGTCGTGGTGGACGGGATCTGGAAGGTGATCCAGTCCCCGCAGCTGGTCACCGACTGGTCGAACGCGCTCACCGCCGAGCACGGCAACCCGATCGTGATGATCGGCGTGGCCCTGGTGGTCTTCCCGAAGCTGGCGCTCGGCCTGTCCGGCTTCGAGACCGGCGTGGCCGTGATGCCGCACATCGAGGGCGACCCCGAGGACACCGAGGACCGGCCGACCGGCCGGATCCGCGGCGCGCGCAAGCTGCTCACCACCGCCGCCGTGATCATGAGCGTCTTCCTGATCACCACCAGCTTCATCACCACCGTGCTGATCCCCAAGGCCGACTTCCAGAACGGCGGGCCCGCCAACGGCCGCGCCCTGGCCTACCTAGCCCACCAGAACCTGGGCGGCACCTTCGGCAGCATCTACGACCTGTCCACCATCGCGATCCTCTGGTTCGCCGGCGCCTCGGCGATGGCCGGCATGCTCAACCTGCTGCCCCGCTACCTGCCCCGCTACGGCATGGCGCCGCACTGGGCCCGGGCGGTGCGGCCGATGGTGATCGTGCTGACGCTGATCGGCTTCCTGGTCACCTGGCTCTTCGACGCGAACGTGGACAAGCAGGGCGGCGCCTACGCGACCGGCGTGCTGGTGCTGATCTCCTCCGCCGCCGTCGCCGTCACCATCGCCGCCCACAAGGCCGGGCAGCGCAAGGCGACCATCGGCTTCGCGGCGATCGCGGCGGTCTTCCTCTACACCACGGCCATCAACGTGGCCGAGCGCCCGGACGGCGTGAAGATCGGCGCCTGCTTCATCGCCGGCATCATCCTGGTCTCGCTGCTCTCCCGGGTGAAGCGGTCCTTCGAGCTGCGGGTCACCGACGTGGTGCTGGACCAGACCGCCGAGCGGTTCATCCGCGACTACACGCACCGCCCGATGCGGCTGATCGCCAACGAGCCGGACAACCGCAGCCTGGCCGAGTACCAGGAGAAGAAGCGGGAGATCCGCGAGCACCACGACGTCCCGTCCGAGGTGGACGTGGTCTTCGTCGAGGTGACGGTCCGCGACCCCTCCGAGTTCGAGTCGGAGCTGACCGTGCGCGGCGAGGTGCTGCACGACCGCTACCGGGTGCTCGCGCTGGAGAGCTCCAGCGTCCCGAACGCCCTGGCCGCGCTGCTGCTGACCATCCGGGACCGCACTGGCCAGCTCCCGCACATCTACTTCGAGTGGACCGAGGGCGGTCCGTTCAACCACCTGCTGCGGTTCTTCCTGTTCGGCCAGGGCGAGGTCGCCCCGGTCACCCGCGAGGTGCTCCGCGAGGCCGAGCCGGACCGGGCCCGCCGCCCGCGCGTGCACGTCGGCTGA
- a CDS encoding heparin lyase I family protein yields the protein MTHALGAVAVAALAVSCGTAGAAGDAAAPAPSPSAGQVLWTPSTTAGPSSFADVQCAAPGSFGVVSDAKGKVWQAEQPAGLQRCEVRGPALTAGSTFYLGWSSKVHIGDGNDRYVFQLKCEPSTGTANHPIDLDASNGRIRLQEWDTDHTSHDLWSAPFSNDKWHSYALRIHLDRTAGTIDFWFDGVKQTFATGSGTFTGTTYDGTGDYLKWGSYHQSDGAASNTFTSPVMATTLATATAGS from the coding sequence TTGACGCACGCCCTCGGGGCGGTGGCCGTCGCCGCCCTGGCGGTCTCCTGCGGCACGGCCGGGGCCGCCGGTGACGCGGCCGCGCCCGCTCCCTCGCCCTCGGCCGGCCAGGTGCTCTGGACACCGAGCACCACCGCCGGGCCGTCGTCGTTCGCCGACGTGCAGTGCGCCGCGCCGGGCAGCTTCGGCGTGGTGAGCGACGCCAAGGGCAAGGTGTGGCAGGCCGAGCAGCCCGCCGGGCTGCAGCGCTGCGAGGTCCGCGGCCCGGCGCTGACGGCCGGCAGCACCTTCTACCTCGGCTGGTCGTCCAAGGTGCACATCGGCGACGGCAACGACCGCTACGTCTTCCAGCTCAAGTGCGAGCCGAGCACCGGCACCGCGAACCACCCGATCGACCTGGACGCGAGCAACGGGCGGATCCGCCTCCAGGAGTGGGACACCGACCACACCTCGCACGACCTGTGGAGCGCCCCGTTCAGCAACGACAAGTGGCACTCCTACGCGCTGCGGATCCACCTGGACCGCACCGCCGGCACCATCGACTTCTGGTTCGACGGCGTCAAGCAGACCTTCGCCACCGGCTCGGGCACCTTCACCGGGACGACCTACGACGGCACCGGCGACTACCTCAAGTGGGGTTCGTACCACCAGTCCGACGGCGCCGCGAGCAACACCTTCACCAGCCCGGTGATGGCCACCACCCTGGCCACGGCGACGGCCGGCTCCTGA
- a CDS encoding collagenase, with amino-acid sequence MQRRPFFGHLAAGLTAAALFAAGCGTAQAAPPASAPLVVGLPGHDPAHPPAPYAPMGVSTDGSDQDAVQVGRLTPAQLPPPRPLAHRTGQAAQPHQAVRAAAQSCTPADFSSRSGAALAAYLESSTTDCVNTLFAVTGSAAHGVFQQSQVLPVAQAMQQLAAGYQGDDSSGIQQLVLFLRAAYYVQFNDAADVGSYDASVTSAATAAMDAFFANPHSQDVTAGNAPILGEAVTLTDSADTDAHYIGLYEHLYQSYNSSWDAVTGMDNAVYNANSALWRAVNNPAFVSAVTADPGVIKTLNGFVLGHLDLLGGDNTNMVSGAGQDLASYIQVPALRSTVQPLMIGMLNASKPAGPTAALWVAVAQQSADFDAANCATYGTCDLPTKLRAAALPISHTCSPTLTVSAESLDPTQLAAVCTSLTNEAAWFQKLVKATGPIPGQTITGENMVVFSSRQDYQVYAPAIFGIDTDNGGLTVTGEPSQAGNSSYSVMYQAPYATDFPADIWNLNHEFTHYLDAVYNTRGDFTAETAVPDVWWIEGIAEYTSYTYRGVPDTEALTDAPLHTYALSTLFQNTYENSDTTRTYPWGYLAVRYMWERHPDVMAAMLGHFRTGDYTGGYQVYNSLGTRDDADFASWLNGLSGSAAGTPKAAFTQTVTGLTAAFHDTSTETGGTAKITGWKWAFGDGATATSANPQHAYAKPGSYTVTLTVTDSSKQTATTSATVTVTGPVACTGADPRLLGQNCARTGQSAAAGGLDYFYLYLQAGTTTLKVTTSAGTGSAYLYYDPTTWATGTNHTAASTHSGTTQTLTVTNTTAGYRYVSLYGATAFSGVTVSTSY; translated from the coding sequence ATGCAACGCCGTCCCTTCTTCGGACACCTGGCGGCCGGTCTGACCGCCGCCGCCCTCTTCGCCGCCGGCTGCGGCACCGCACAGGCCGCGCCACCGGCGAGCGCACCACTGGTGGTCGGCCTGCCCGGCCACGACCCGGCCCACCCGCCGGCGCCCTACGCCCCCATGGGAGTCTCGACCGACGGCAGCGACCAGGACGCCGTCCAGGTCGGCCGGCTGACGCCGGCCCAGCTGCCGCCGCCACGCCCACTGGCACACCGCACCGGCCAGGCCGCCCAGCCGCACCAGGCGGTGCGGGCCGCCGCCCAGTCCTGCACGCCCGCCGACTTCAGCAGCCGCAGCGGCGCCGCGCTCGCCGCCTACCTGGAGTCCTCGACCACCGACTGCGTGAACACCCTGTTCGCCGTCACCGGCAGCGCCGCCCACGGCGTGTTCCAGCAGAGCCAGGTGCTGCCCGTCGCCCAGGCCATGCAGCAGCTCGCCGCCGGATACCAGGGCGACGACTCCAGCGGCATCCAGCAGCTGGTGCTCTTCCTGCGCGCCGCCTACTACGTGCAGTTCAACGACGCGGCCGACGTCGGCTCCTACGACGCCTCGGTGACCTCGGCCGCCACGGCGGCGATGGACGCCTTCTTCGCCAACCCGCACTCGCAGGACGTCACCGCGGGCAACGCCCCGATCCTCGGCGAGGCGGTCACCCTCACCGACAGCGCCGACACCGACGCGCACTACATCGGGCTCTACGAGCACCTCTACCAGAGCTACAACAGCTCCTGGGACGCCGTCACGGGCATGGACAACGCGGTCTACAACGCCAACAGCGCGCTCTGGCGGGCCGTCAACAACCCGGCCTTCGTCTCCGCGGTCACCGCCGACCCCGGTGTGATCAAGACGCTGAACGGGTTCGTCCTCGGCCACCTGGACCTGCTCGGCGGGGACAACACCAACATGGTCTCCGGCGCGGGCCAGGACCTGGCCTCCTACATCCAGGTGCCGGCCCTGCGCTCCACCGTCCAGCCGCTGATGATCGGCATGCTCAACGCCTCCAAGCCGGCCGGGCCGACCGCCGCGCTCTGGGTGGCCGTCGCCCAGCAGAGCGCGGACTTCGACGCCGCGAACTGCGCCACCTACGGCACCTGCGACCTGCCGACCAAGCTGCGCGCCGCCGCCCTGCCGATCAGCCACACCTGCAGCCCGACCCTCACCGTCTCGGCCGAGTCGCTCGACCCGACCCAGCTCGCCGCGGTCTGCACCAGCCTGACCAACGAGGCCGCCTGGTTCCAGAAGCTGGTCAAGGCGACCGGCCCGATACCCGGCCAGACCATCACCGGCGAGAACATGGTGGTCTTCTCCAGCCGGCAGGACTACCAGGTCTACGCCCCGGCGATCTTCGGGATCGACACCGACAACGGCGGCCTCACCGTCACCGGCGAGCCCTCCCAGGCCGGCAACTCCTCCTACTCGGTGATGTACCAGGCGCCGTACGCGACCGACTTCCCCGCGGACATCTGGAACCTCAACCACGAGTTCACCCACTACCTGGACGCGGTCTACAACACCCGCGGCGACTTCACCGCCGAGACCGCCGTGCCGGACGTCTGGTGGATCGAGGGCATCGCCGAGTACACCTCCTACACCTACCGGGGCGTGCCCGACACCGAGGCGCTCACCGACGCGCCGCTGCACACCTACGCGCTGAGCACCCTCTTCCAGAACACCTACGAGAACAGCGACACCACCCGCACCTACCCGTGGGGCTACCTGGCGGTGCGCTACATGTGGGAGCGTCACCCCGACGTGATGGCCGCGATGCTGGGCCACTTCCGCACCGGTGACTACACCGGCGGGTACCAGGTCTACAACTCGCTCGGCACCCGCGACGACGCCGACTTCGCCTCCTGGCTGAACGGCCTCTCCGGCAGCGCCGCCGGCACCCCGAAGGCCGCCTTCACCCAGACGGTCACCGGCCTGACCGCCGCCTTCCACGACACCTCCACCGAGACCGGCGGCACCGCCAAGATCACCGGCTGGAAGTGGGCCTTCGGCGACGGCGCCACCGCAACCAGCGCCAACCCCCAGCACGCCTACGCCAAGCCGGGCAGCTACACCGTCACCCTCACGGTGACCGACAGCAGCAAGCAGACGGCCACCACCTCCGCCACCGTCACGGTGACCGGCCCGGTCGCCTGCACCGGCGCCGACCCGCGCCTGCTCGGCCAGAACTGCGCGCGGACCGGCCAGTCGGCCGCCGCCGGCGGCCTGGACTACTTCTACCTCTACCTCCAGGCCGGCACCACCACCCTCAAGGTGACCACCAGCGCCGGCACCGGCAGCGCCTACCTCTACTACGACCCCACCACCTGGGCCACCGGCACCAACCACACCGCGGCCTCCACCCACTCCGGCACCACCCAGACCCTCACCGTCACCAACACCACGGCCGGCTACCGGTACGTCAGCCTCTACGGGGCGACCGCCTTCTCCGGAGTCACCGTCAGCACCAGCTACTGA